CGCAAGTCCAAGGAATTCGAAGACCTCGTCGCCATCAGCAAGTACAAGGTATGGGATCATTTCGGTGAGGCGGATAAGGGGCACATCCTGTTGCAGGACCATGGGTTTCATGTGGATTTCCGGAGTATCAAGATCAAGGAGTTGAAGTAGCCCGCGGCGGGGCCGCGGGCCCCATCGCGTCGATCCGGACACTTATTGTATCGAAAGCGAACAGGAGCGGGTGCGCAACTGATTGAAATAGTGTCGTCTATATTGTGGCATTATCTTCGCGCGGTTTTTGCGTATGCTCCAAAGCTATCTCAAAACCGCGCTGCGTTTCTTGCGTAAGAACCGCTTCTTCAGCGCCATCAATATCTTCGGCCTTACCGCCGGCACCCTGTGCTGTCTGTACATCGTCCTGTACGTGGTCGACCAGTACAGCTACGACCGGCACCACAAAGACGCCGGAGACATCTACCGGGTAGACCAGGTCGTGACCCAGCTGAAAACGGGGGAGACGTTTAAGAATTCAACCACCGCTGCACCGATCGTAACTTCCATGGCGCAAAATTTCCCCGAGATAGCGCAGTACACCCGGGTCATACCGTACATTGGGGCTTCCACCCAGCTCCTCCACTACGGCCAAAAAGTGATCGCGGAGAAATCAGCCGCCCTGGTCGACTCCACCTTCTTCGACGTATTCACCTATCATTTCCAGGAAGGTAACGCCGCCACCGCGCTGTCCAGGCCGTTTTCGGCCGTGCTGACAAGGAGCCTGTCCGACCGGCTTTTTGGGACCGAAGATCCCGTTGGAAAGACGATCACCATCGAAAATATCTACGGCAAAACCGATTACATCGTCCGTGCTATCATAGACGAAAGCCTGGGTAAATCCGTCATAAACCCCCAGATTGTCGTCAACCTGACCGGCAGCCCGTTGGGCAATGATGCTTTGACATCGACGACCTGGACGCGGAACAACTACCTTAACTCTTTTGTCCGCCTCAGACCCGATGCCGACCCCGGGGTTCTGGAACAAAAACTGCCGGCGCTCGTCAACCGGATAGCAGCCGCCCAGTACATGCAATTCAATATGACTGACCGGCTCCACCTCCAGCCATTGACGTCGGTACACACCTCACCCGAATGGAAGGGGCTTGATTTTGTAAAGAACATCAACCCGGTCTTCCTGAATATCCTGCTGTTGATCGCCTTCCTGATCCAACTGATCGCCTGTATCAACTTCATGAACCTGTCCACCGCCCGGGCATCCAAACGAGCGAAGGAAGTCGGCGTGCGCAAGGTGATCGGGGCAGATAGGAGAGACCTGGTGCGCCAGTTCCTGGGAGAGTCATACATGCTGTCCGTCATCGGTGTATTGTTCTCCGTACTTCTGCTGGTCCTGCTGTTGCCCTATCTCAACGGTATTACCGGCGCCTCGGTGCAACCCGGTCTCCTCGCCGATCCGCGTTTGTGGGGTGTGCTGCTCGCGCTGATGGCGATTACCGGTCTTGTGGCGGGGAGCTACCCTGCATTCTACCTTTCCGCTTTCCAGGCTATAAAGGTCATCAAGGGCAATTTCACCAGCCATATATCTGCCGCAGGTATCCGGCGGTCGCTGGTTGTCTTCCAGTTCGTTCTTTCCATCGTGTTGGTTACCGGTATCGTCGTGATCTACAGCCAGCTGAATTATATCAAGAATAAAGACCTGGGTTTCGACAAGGACCAGAAGCTCGTCCTGAAGATCCAGGGCATCGACCCGGACGAACGCGTCGCCGCGTTTTTAAACGAGCTACGTAACATAGCGGGCGTACAGGCGGTCACCAACAGCAGCCAGTACCTGAACAGCGGCGCACCGTTTTTCTCCAACCACTTTTTCCTACGCGGCCAGAGCGACGCCGACCAACGCTATACCAACTTCGTCATCTCGGATGAATACTTTACCCGCGTCAACGGCCTTCACCTGCTCAGCGGCCGCGACTTCGACGCCATCGATTCGGGCAAGTGCCTGATCAATGAAACCTACGCGCACCAATTGGGTCTGACCCCCGCGACCGCCATCGGCGTGCACATTTACGACGACCAGCAACGGGAGGTCCAGATCATCGGGGTGATGAAAAATTTCAACTACAGCGCCCTTTACGACACCATCGAGAACTTCATGGTCTGGAAGCAGCAGGCCATCGATTCGCGCTGGCCCATCATCATCATGAACACCCGGACCAACGACTATCACGCACTCCTCGCCTCCATCGAACGGCTATGGAAGCAGTACGTCCCCGGCGAACCTTTTATGTACACCTTCATGGATGAATCCGTACAGGAACAATACCAGACCGAAATCGCCCTTTCCCACATCATCAACGCCTTCACCCTGATGGCCATCCTGATCTCCTGTCTCGGTCTTTTCGGTCTTGCTGCTTTCAGCGCTGAACAAAGGGGCAAAGAGATCGGTATCCGCAAGGTCCTCGGTGCCAGCACCGCAGGCCTGGCCAGTCTTTTGTCAAAAGACTTCCTGGTACTGGTGGGGATTGCATTTGTGATTGCCCTTCCGTTGTCCTGGTGGATCATGAGCCGGTGGCTGGAGAACTTTGCTTACCGCGTGGGGATTGCCTGGTGGATGTTTGCATTGTCGGGGTCGGTGTCCGCCGTTATTGCTTTGGGGACCGTCAGTTTTCAGGCGATAAGGGCAGCGCGGGCCAACCCGATTGCGCGGTTGCGGAGCGTGTAAGGTTACAGCTTTAGGGTGCGGGTGCCGCCCCCGTAGGCTATTTCCACGACCTTCCCCGCGGCCACCACTTCCACACGGAAACGCTGCGGCCGCTCGATCCCGGTCGTACGCAGGGTCAGCACACGGGTTTTATCATTCCAGGTGATCCTAATGTGGGTGGATACCCCTTTCAGATACGCCTCGCTGATGCCATCGTCTTGGTAAAGGGTAAAGTCGCCATCCGCGCCCGGATAGATCTTTAGCGTCATGGGTGTGGTGACGTGCTCGCCGGTGTACTGCCGGATCGTATCCAATGGAATGATGGCGCCGGCACGCACAAAAATCGGCATTACCGATAGGGTGACGGGGCGGTCGATCCAACAGCCGCCCGTGGTGATGTCGTTTGTCCACCAATCGTACCACTGGCCCCGCGGGAGGTAAAGGTGTCGCTGAGTGGCGCCTTTCTCAAATACCGGTGCGATCAGGAGGTCACGCCCCCACAGGTATTCGCTTCCCAGGCCCCGGGCCACGGTATCCGCGGGATACTGCAACCAAAGGGCCCGCATCAGCGGCATCCCCTGGGTCCGCGCTTCCCAGGCCAACGTATACGTATAGGGCAGGAGCCGGTAGCGCAGCTCGTCATACAACCGGGTAACCGGTTCGATCAACGGGTTGTTCATCGACGTGGGCAAAACGGAGTTCTTATCCTCTACGACGCCCCGGTCCGGCAACCCCCAGCCCCACGGCAGGCTGGTCATCCACGTACGACCGTGGGACCGGAAAGAGGGACAAAACGTCCCAAACTGGAACCAGCGTGCATAAAGCTCACCCGTCTTGTCCGGGTTACTATAAAACCCGCCTATGTCCGACCCCCAATAAGGACTCAGGCTAAGCGAATAATTGAGCCCGACCGACACCTGTCCCTCCAGGGTTTTCCAGGAGGACTCCGTGTCCCCCGACCACACAAAGCCCCCGTACCGCGCGATCCCCAGGTAGCCGTTCCGGTGCAGGCTCCAGGGGCGGAGGTTCGGGTAAGTGGAGAGCGGTCCCTCGTAATACAACCGGTGCCGGGCTATTCTTTCATACAGGTCGAACCAGTCCCCTTCGTCCGGCCAGAAAGCGTCGGCGCCCGATTGCATGAGCGGGATGTGCAGCGCCCAGTAATTCTGAATGTGCCCCAGGTCCGGCCCTCCTCCCGGCGCGTTCAGGTCCTCCCCCGGCCGGGCGGGAATTGACCCGTGCAACCAGGGCAGCTTGTCCCGGTCGTAGGGCACTATATGCAAGACCACCCGTACGTGGCGGTCGTGCAAGTCCCGGAGCACTTGCGCCGGATCGCGGTGGAACACTTCCGGGTTAAAGTCGAAACTAGGCTGACTTGTATTCCAGCCCCGGGGTGTAAAACCGGTGCCTAAGTAAATGACTGCATCTATCGGAATCTTTTTGACCCGGAAGCTGTCCACGATGGCGATCATCTGGGTCTCGTCCTGCAACGTCCGGTGGGACTGCATGTATCCCAAGGCCCAAAGCGGTGGAAGCACCGCCGGGCCACTCAGCGTGGAGACGTCTTTCATAAAGGCCGCGGGCTTCTTCGCGTCGAAGACGATGCAATCAAAGAGGCCATCGATCGTGGCGTCCGCGGGCGGCAAGCCCTTGGATAATGCCTGGCCCTGGTTCTTTTCGTTCTGCCGCGCGGTATCGGCTTTCCGGGGAATAAAAACGCCTGCGCCTTTGCTTCGAAGGTCCACCTGCACCCAGGGCGAGGCCACAAAAATGGCCCACCCCTTTGTCCCGATGAGCAGCGGTACCGGGTTGCGCGACCCATAAGCGCCGCTTTGCCAGCGCGGCTGCATCACGTCCAGGCGGCCGCTCCGGTCAAACTCGATTGGCTCGGTCCGCCAGTCCACGCCCCTTTGGGTCAATGGGCCGCCTTCCCCCAAGCCCAGCAGGGGCGCCCCGTCCAGTACGAAGCGAACGCTGTCGCCAAAGGTCAAACGCTGCACGAGGCTGCCATCCTTACGTGTAATCGTTACCGTTAGCGGCGACGGACGTACGGTGACGGTGAGGTCGCCGATGCGGCAGGAGCGCGAAGCTCCCGGCGTCTTCGCCGCCCCCGGTTCCGCGGCGGGCCCGCCGGCCCCGATCACCAACACAGGCGGCTCTTTCGGGCTATCCACAAGGGCAGGGCAAAAGGGATAATCGGGTGTATAGCTGACCGGTTTCAGGGTGATGCGCACCCCGTGCACCCCGGCCCTCCGGATACTAAGCTGGGCAGGCTCCCCCGCCGTGGTACGGAGGACCTGTGCGTCCGCGCGAAGCACGGACCACCATAGGCAAAACAACGCCAGGCGACGCATATCCCAATATCCAGGATTTATCCGAGACCAACCTGCCCCCCATTACCGGATATTACACCAATTTTGCGCAACCGGTTGAGCGGTACGCGCGTGCGAAAAACCCCCAAATTGCAGGGTATGTACACATTTTTACTTTTCGCCTTCAGCGCCCTGGCGCCCGATAGCCTGGTGATCCCCCTGGGGGGCAACACCTGGAGCAGCCTCGGGAACGACATCCCGGCCGCCGGTATCGAACACTGGAGCGACGCTTCCGAGCAGTTCACCACTTACTTCCGCGTTTCCACCCCGGGGACCGTCCACCTGTGGGTGGACCTGGAGGTGCCGCAGGGAGAGAGCCAGGTGTCTGTTGCCCTGGCGGGCGCCGCCAGCGCGGCAAACGGCGCCGCCCGGATGCTGCGCATCAACGCCTCCGGCGCGCTACACCTCGACGCCGGCGAATGGACTATAAAAGACACCGGCTACCAAGCCGTCGTCATACGCGGCCTCACCCGCACGGGCCTGGTCTTCGCCAACATCCGCTCCCTGACGGTCACCGGTTCCGCCCTGCAAGGCCCTACCGCCTACGTCCCGAACGACGAAGGCAACTTCTTTTATTGGGGTAGGAGGGGCCCGTCGGTCCACCTCTCTTACACCTACCCGAAAGACACCCACATCCAGTGGTTTTACAACGAGGTCACCGTACCGAAGGGACAGGACGTATTGGGATCATATTTTATGGCGGATGGTTTTTCCGTAGGGTATTTCGGCATGCAGGTCAATTCCCCGACCGAACGGCACATCCTTTTCTCCGTATGGAGTCCATTTACGACCGATGACCCCAAAGCCATCCCAGACAGCCTTCGCATCATCCTTCTCAAAAAGGGCGAGGGCGTGCACGCGGGCGCATTTGGAAACGAAGGATCCGGTGGCCAGAGCTACCTGAACTATATGTGGAAGGCCGGGAACACTTACCGCTTTCTACTGAAGGCCCAGCCGCAGGACGACGGACATACCGCCTTTACCGCCTGGTTCTATGCCCCGGAGGAGGGCCACTGGCGCCTGATTGCCAGCTTTAGTCGCCCCCAGACGCGGGGCTGGCTCACCGGGCTACACTCCTTCCTGGAGAATTTCGAGCCCAATCAGGGAGACAAGACGCGTTATGTTCTGTTCAACCACCAATGGATCGGCGACGACCAGGGACACTGGACACCGCTCCACCAGGCCCGCTTCACCGGGGACAATACCGCCCGCAAGGGCTATCGCCTGGACTATGCGGGGGGCGTGATGGACGGGGCGTTTTTCCTGAAGAACGCCGGGTTTTTCAACGAGCGGGTGGCGCTCGATACACGGTTTGAGCGGCCGGCAGGGGAGGAGACGCCCCCGGAATTGCCTTAGTCGGATTTTTGTATCTTGTTTGATGTCATTGAAAATTCCCTACATTTGATATGTCTGAACAAATGAACATATCGATGCGACTTGCCCTCTACCTGTTACCCTTATGGGGGATCACCCCCAGTGCCCACGCCCAGGACACCCTGGCCGGCTACACTCGCCGGATTACCGGTGAAACCATCGGGTACAGCGCTTACACGCCGATGGCCAGCCAGGCGTTGTTGACCCGGACCAATACGGGTCAGGGTGTCATTACCTGGGAAACCGAAGCGGTGCCCCAGGATTTCAAAGGGGATACGGCCTATTTCTGCTGGGTAGGAGGGAACGCCGCCGGTACGTCGTCGGGGGATGAACCCTATGATCTGGCCATCGACGGTATACCGGCGCTGACGATCACGACACACAAGAATTTCAGCGAGCCGGGTTGGTTTTATAGGAATGATAAAGGCGTTTCCATCCGCTTCGAACGAAAAGCGCTGGATGGAAACAACGACGTTAGCGGAAGGGTTACGCTGGCGGTCCCGCGGTCCATGGTGACGCCGGGCCGTCCATTAAGGTTGTCTATCACCGGTCAGCATAAAGACAACCAGGACTGGCTGATGGTGTATCAGTACCAGATCGGCGACCGGTTCCTGGCGGAGGTCTTTCCGCTTTTAAAACGGGCGCCCAACGGGGATACGCTGCGCGTGATCCGGATATATGGGACCTATGCAAAAGCCCAAGGCCTATTAAAGGCCGCCGAGGGTGCACAACACAAGACCTTCGCGCTGCACAGCGACTACAATGACGTGGAATGGGCCGTGCCCTATCACCAAAGGGACCGCTCGATAACGCTGTCCCTGGAGGTCGACGGCAAAAAAGAGTCCGATACGTTTCAACTCTCCCCTCTGGAACCCCTGGAGGTTCACCTGGTCCATCACTCGCACACGGATATTGGCTATTCAAACCTGCAACAGGAGGTGGCGGCCATCCAGAACCGGAACATCCGCGAGGCCATCCGGCTGATCGAAAAGACAAAGGACTACCCGGAAGCAGCGCAATTCCGCTGGAATATAGAAAGCCTTTGGGCGGTGGAAAATTTCCTGGACAGCGCCAGCGACGAAGACGTAAAGGCTTTTGGGGACGCGCTTAGAACGGGTCGGATGACGCTCCAGGCGTTCCTGGCCAACGAGCTGACGGGGCTTCTCGATGCCGAGGAACTGACGTGGCTGACGGCGTATGCCCGGACCCTGGAAAAGCGGTTTCACGTGACCGTGAACTCCGCCATGATCACCGACGTGCCCGGGTATACCTGGAGTACGATACAGGCGCTGGGGCGGGCGGGGATCAAGTATTTTTCTATTGGACCGAACAACTCCGACCGGATCGGTGGGGTGCTGAGTACCTGGGGGGATAAACCTTTTTACTGGAAGACCCCGGGCACCGGCCAAAAGGTCTTGACAGACGTGGCGGGTTCCTCCTATGCCTGGTTCCATGGAACCCCGGGTGCGCGGGACCCGGCCCGGCTGACACAGCGATTGCTGGCGTATGTCCGTCATCTCAATGACGAGCATTATCCCTATAAGTATGCGCTGGTACGCTACAACATCGTGTCCGATAATGCGCCTCTGGATACGGGGATCTCGGATTTTATCCGGAACTGGAACAAGACCTATATCTATCCGCGGCTGGTGTTGTCGACACCCACGATGGCCTTGTCGGCGATAGAGAAAGCCTATGGCAATAAGCTGCCGGTATACAGCGGGGATATGTCTCCCTACTGGGAAGACGGCGCGGCGTCCACCGGGATGGAACTGGGCTGGAACAGGCACGTCCGCGCGGGGTTGGAACAGACGGAGGCGCTGGAGGCCTTGGGGGGCGCGGCCCCGGACACGGTCGCCCTCGCGGGGGCGTGGCGGGGCGTCGTCATGTTTGACGAACACACCTGGGGCGCCTGGTGCAGCATTTCCGATCCGGACAATCCTTTTACCGTGGCGCAGTGGCAGTTTAAGCGAAATTTCCTTGTCACCGCGGATAGCCTGGCGCGAAGCCTTCAACCGGCGCCGGGAACACTCCAGGTCGTGAACACCCATTCCTGGAGCACCCACGCTACGGTGCGGATACCTGGTTTTACTGAAGGGGCCCACGTTACACTTGCGGACGGCTCGCCCCTGCAACAGCAAACGTTGTCGGATGGAGACCGCCTTGTATACCTCCCCGACATCCCGGGCTTTTCGGCTGTTATCCTCAAGGCCGGGGAATCATCCCATATCAGCCCGACCGGTGGGGCAACACAAAACGGGTATACATTTACAAACGACCATGTGCGTTTGCAGATAGACTCGCTCAACGGCTCCATTACGTCGCTCATCTGGAAAGGGAACGACATTGTCCGACACGGCAACTACGGTCTTAACCAATATGAATACGT
This sequence is a window from Dinghuibacter silviterrae. Protein-coding genes within it:
- a CDS encoding glycoside hydrolase family 38 N-terminal domain-containing protein, encoding MSEQMNISMRLALYLLPLWGITPSAHAQDTLAGYTRRITGETIGYSAYTPMASQALLTRTNTGQGVITWETEAVPQDFKGDTAYFCWVGGNAAGTSSGDEPYDLAIDGIPALTITTHKNFSEPGWFYRNDKGVSIRFERKALDGNNDVSGRVTLAVPRSMVTPGRPLRLSITGQHKDNQDWLMVYQYQIGDRFLAEVFPLLKRAPNGDTLRVIRIYGTYAKAQGLLKAAEGAQHKTFALHSDYNDVEWAVPYHQRDRSITLSLEVDGKKESDTFQLSPLEPLEVHLVHHSHTDIGYSNLQQEVAAIQNRNIREAIRLIEKTKDYPEAAQFRWNIESLWAVENFLDSASDEDVKAFGDALRTGRMTLQAFLANELTGLLDAEELTWLTAYARTLEKRFHVTVNSAMITDVPGYTWSTIQALGRAGIKYFSIGPNNSDRIGGVLSTWGDKPFYWKTPGTGQKVLTDVAGSSYAWFHGTPGARDPARLTQRLLAYVRHLNDEHYPYKYALVRYNIVSDNAPLDTGISDFIRNWNKTYIYPRLVLSTPTMALSAIEKAYGNKLPVYSGDMSPYWEDGAASTGMELGWNRHVRAGLEQTEALEALGGAAPDTVALAGAWRGVVMFDEHTWGAWCSISDPDNPFTVAQWQFKRNFLVTADSLARSLQPAPGTLQVVNTHSWSTHATVRIPGFTEGAHVTLADGSPLQQQTLSDGDRLVYLPDIPGFSAVILKAGESSHISPTGGATQNGYTFTNDHVRLQIDSLNGSITSLIWKGNDIVRHGNYGLNQYEYVPGRDPSEAQTAKVKSLDVTENGPLLTVIRLTADAPGARALKIEYRLDNITGKLIIIDSVDKVKVRTKEAVHFAFPMKVPGGDLVADNGSFPYRPFNDTLAGGNRDFGYIGKWMDLSNKDWGVTLCSLETPIMEWGSMRSEVIAPGSSVSAWKKTFAPTQTYFSYALNNYWHTNYKADQEGWVGFRYVLEPHGPGGLVDCYKRGEEAEAPPVLANGTIDAPLRLSNPDVVVATIIPVKGAIWVEVYNPSDRPAITQIKAQGKVYRSDIHQVILAPLGNQPVHLPAYGRVDLLLKP
- a CDS encoding glycoside hydrolase family 31 protein, which codes for MRRLALFCLWWSVLRADAQVLRTTAGEPAQLSIRRAGVHGVRITLKPVSYTPDYPFCPALVDSPKEPPVLVIGAGGPAAEPGAAKTPGASRSCRIGDLTVTVRPSPLTVTITRKDGSLVQRLTFGDSVRFVLDGAPLLGLGEGGPLTQRGVDWRTEPIEFDRSGRLDVMQPRWQSGAYGSRNPVPLLIGTKGWAIFVASPWVQVDLRSKGAGVFIPRKADTARQNEKNQGQALSKGLPPADATIDGLFDCIVFDAKKPAAFMKDVSTLSGPAVLPPLWALGYMQSHRTLQDETQMIAIVDSFRVKKIPIDAVIYLGTGFTPRGWNTSQPSFDFNPEVFHRDPAQVLRDLHDRHVRVVLHIVPYDRDKLPWLHGSIPARPGEDLNAPGGGPDLGHIQNYWALHIPLMQSGADAFWPDEGDWFDLYERIARHRLYYEGPLSTYPNLRPWSLHRNGYLGIARYGGFVWSGDTESSWKTLEGQVSVGLNYSLSLSPYWGSDIGGFYSNPDKTGELYARWFQFGTFCPSFRSHGRTWMTSLPWGWGLPDRGVVEDKNSVLPTSMNNPLIEPVTRLYDELRYRLLPYTYTLAWEARTQGMPLMRALWLQYPADTVARGLGSEYLWGRDLLIAPVFEKGATQRHLYLPRGQWYDWWTNDITTGGCWIDRPVTLSVMPIFVRAGAIIPLDTIRQYTGEHVTTPMTLKIYPGADGDFTLYQDDGISEAYLKGVSTHIRITWNDKTRVLTLRTTGIERPQRFRVEVVAAGKVVEIAYGGGTRTLKL
- a CDS encoding ABC transporter permease, yielding MLQSYLKTALRFLRKNRFFSAINIFGLTAGTLCCLYIVLYVVDQYSYDRHHKDAGDIYRVDQVVTQLKTGETFKNSTTAAPIVTSMAQNFPEIAQYTRVIPYIGASTQLLHYGQKVIAEKSAALVDSTFFDVFTYHFQEGNAATALSRPFSAVLTRSLSDRLFGTEDPVGKTITIENIYGKTDYIVRAIIDESLGKSVINPQIVVNLTGSPLGNDALTSTTWTRNNYLNSFVRLRPDADPGVLEQKLPALVNRIAAAQYMQFNMTDRLHLQPLTSVHTSPEWKGLDFVKNINPVFLNILLLIAFLIQLIACINFMNLSTARASKRAKEVGVRKVIGADRRDLVRQFLGESYMLSVIGVLFSVLLLVLLLPYLNGITGASVQPGLLADPRLWGVLLALMAITGLVAGSYPAFYLSAFQAIKVIKGNFTSHISAAGIRRSLVVFQFVLSIVLVTGIVVIYSQLNYIKNKDLGFDKDQKLVLKIQGIDPDERVAAFLNELRNIAGVQAVTNSSQYLNSGAPFFSNHFFLRGQSDADQRYTNFVISDEYFTRVNGLHLLSGRDFDAIDSGKCLINETYAHQLGLTPATAIGVHIYDDQQREVQIIGVMKNFNYSALYDTIENFMVWKQQAIDSRWPIIIMNTRTNDYHALLASIERLWKQYVPGEPFMYTFMDESVQEQYQTEIALSHIINAFTLMAILISCLGLFGLAAFSAEQRGKEIGIRKVLGASTAGLASLLSKDFLVLVGIAFVIALPLSWWIMSRWLENFAYRVGIAWWMFALSGSVSAVIALGTVSFQAIRAARANPIARLRSV
- a CDS encoding DUF3472 domain-containing protein, with amino-acid sequence MYTFLLFAFSALAPDSLVIPLGGNTWSSLGNDIPAAGIEHWSDASEQFTTYFRVSTPGTVHLWVDLEVPQGESQVSVALAGAASAANGAARMLRINASGALHLDAGEWTIKDTGYQAVVIRGLTRTGLVFANIRSLTVTGSALQGPTAYVPNDEGNFFYWGRRGPSVHLSYTYPKDTHIQWFYNEVTVPKGQDVLGSYFMADGFSVGYFGMQVNSPTERHILFSVWSPFTTDDPKAIPDSLRIILLKKGEGVHAGAFGNEGSGGQSYLNYMWKAGNTYRFLLKAQPQDDGHTAFTAWFYAPEEGHWRLIASFSRPQTRGWLTGLHSFLENFEPNQGDKTRYVLFNHQWIGDDQGHWTPLHQARFTGDNTARKGYRLDYAGGVMDGAFFLKNAGFFNERVALDTRFERPAGEETPPELP